In a single window of the Caproicibacterium sp. BJN0003 genome:
- a CDS encoding cysteine-rich KTR domain-containing protein, with protein MTTEIKWVLCPVCNNKTRLKIREDTILKNFPLFCPKCKHETLINVRHLKISVIKEPAAETQSR; from the coding sequence ATTACGACGGAAATCAAATGGGTATTATGCCCTGTTTGTAATAACAAGACACGTCTAAAAATCCGTGAGGATACAATCCTTAAAAACTTTCCGCTATTTTGTCCCAAGTGCAAACATGAGACACTAATAAATGTACGACATCTGAAAATATCAGTTATCAAAGAGCCAGCCGCTGAGACGCAGAGCCGATAA
- a CDS encoding helix-turn-helix transcriptional regulator, with translation MHYDMKRMGTIIQGARISRGMTQTALADKIEVSLRTIIAIETGKRNPTFEVLYKIIQELSIPADLIFRPEDVTGTPEQEQFIREFRDANEQEQQIAIASARGIWKELRHENKG, from the coding sequence ATGCACTATGACATGAAGCGAATGGGTACTATCATTCAAGGAGCCCGTATATCGCGCGGAATGACACAAACAGCGCTTGCTGACAAAATAGAAGTTTCTTTAAGAACCATCATTGCCATTGAAACTGGAAAACGAAATCCAACATTTGAGGTCCTTTATAAAATCATTCAAGAATTAAGTATTCCAGCTGATCTTATTTTTCGTCCCGAGGATGTAACTGGTACGCCAGAGCAGGAACAATTTATTCGGGAGTTCCGGGATGCTAACGAGCAAGAACAGCAAATTGCTATTGCATCAGCAAGAGGTATTTGGAAAGAACTCCGCCATGAAAACAAGGGATAG
- a CDS encoding sigma factor-like helix-turn-helix DNA-binding protein — protein MVKINLRDYYPDFYTTDCIIEVPDEVAALMDSYEHAEAAYYLRRYRHKAYYSLDRGDGIERDILFVSLSPCEIYERKVTAEQLHAAIVALPDKQAKRIYAHYFLGMSKSAIAKAEGVNKSQISRSINKALKNMEAVLKNFI, from the coding sequence ATGGTCAAGATCAATCTGCGGGACTATTATCCCGATTTTTATACCACCGACTGCATCATTGAGGTACCGGACGAGGTTGCGGCACTCATGGATTCCTATGAACACGCCGAAGCCGCCTACTATCTGCGGAGATACCGTCATAAGGCGTATTACTCTCTGGATCGCGGCGACGGCATCGAGCGTGACATCCTGTTCGTGTCCCTGTCCCCCTGCGAAATCTATGAGCGCAAAGTGACGGCTGAGCAGCTTCACGCTGCCATCGTCGCCTTGCCGGATAAGCAGGCCAAGCGCATCTATGCTCATTACTTCTTGGGAATGAGCAAAAGTGCCATTGCTAAGGCAGAAGGGGTAAATAAAAGTCAAATCTCACGTTCTATCAATAAGGCGCTGAAAAATATGGAGGCAGTCCTCAAAAATTTCATTTAA
- a CDS encoding recombinase family protein, with translation MIEKTYNVGIYCRLSNDDERDGESASIENQKLLLQRYVRERGWNEIDVYTDDGYSGTNFQRPGVQRLIEDAKAKRINVILVKDLSRFGRNYIEFGQYTDYLFPSIGCRFIALNNGIDTESTNGSTDVMCFLNLFNEFYSRDTSKKVKAVKKACAEDGKFMGTYPAYGYKRDPADKHHLVIDEETAPVVRRIFAMRCQGMGFWSIAVALNEEGIQPPGVLYYQRKGRSDPRKVNHQWANTTVQVILRNEVYIGNMVQGKHGTLSYKSRKLIVKPEDEWIRVENTHEAIVPRDVWDTVVSIDQKKVRKSPAAAGRKSIFTGLVYCADCGFKMRSHNETRKYSDGHTQVFHSFICGNYSRSGKTACTVHMIYEDVLSKLVLADIREKAQYAEYDRDRLVAQITRLKDKENRSRLSSYEQELKTATARVSELEKLMQNLYEDKCKGIIPQTVFQTLMQKYESERAEKAAAIPELEQKVKAQLGNRQDADRWTDIIRRYTEITELDETILFELVDRIEVGETQKQGDLRICDIKVHYRYVGNVDEALTQEKRERYEKAV, from the coding sequence ATGATCGAAAAAACATACAACGTGGGCATCTACTGCCGACTGTCCAACGACGATGAGCGCGACGGCGAATCCGCCAGCATTGAAAATCAAAAGTTGCTGCTCCAACGGTATGTCCGTGAGCGCGGCTGGAATGAAATCGACGTATATACCGATGACGGTTATTCTGGAACGAATTTTCAACGCCCCGGTGTCCAGCGGTTGATTGAGGATGCCAAGGCAAAGCGCATCAACGTGATTTTGGTCAAAGACCTGTCGCGTTTCGGCAGAAACTACATTGAATTCGGGCAGTACACGGATTACCTGTTTCCTTCCATCGGGTGCCGCTTCATCGCGCTGAACAACGGCATCGACACGGAAAGCACCAACGGCAGCACCGATGTCATGTGCTTTTTGAACTTATTTAACGAGTTCTACAGCCGGGATACCAGCAAAAAGGTCAAGGCCGTGAAGAAAGCGTGTGCGGAGGATGGGAAATTCATGGGTACTTACCCCGCCTATGGGTACAAGCGCGATCCTGCGGATAAGCACCATCTTGTGATCGACGAAGAAACCGCGCCGGTTGTGCGCCGGATCTTCGCCATGCGCTGTCAGGGCATGGGGTTTTGGTCCATTGCCGTGGCACTCAACGAGGAAGGAATTCAGCCGCCCGGAGTGCTGTACTATCAGCGCAAGGGGCGAAGCGACCCGCGTAAGGTCAACCACCAGTGGGCCAATACCACCGTTCAGGTTATCCTCCGAAACGAGGTCTACATCGGCAATATGGTGCAGGGCAAACACGGGACGCTCTCGTATAAATCCCGCAAGCTCATTGTAAAGCCGGAGGATGAATGGATACGGGTGGAAAACACTCACGAAGCAATCGTTCCCCGCGACGTGTGGGACACGGTTGTTAGCATCGACCAAAAGAAAGTGCGGAAATCTCCCGCCGCCGCAGGCAGAAAAAGCATTTTCACCGGCCTTGTCTACTGCGCCGACTGCGGCTTCAAAATGCGGTCCCACAATGAGACGCGCAAGTACAGCGACGGCCATACGCAGGTATTTCACTCCTTCATCTGCGGCAACTACAGCCGCAGCGGGAAAACCGCCTGCACTGTCCACATGATTTATGAGGATGTCTTGAGTAAGCTCGTGTTGGCGGATATCCGGGAAAAGGCACAGTATGCGGAGTATGACCGGGATCGGCTTGTGGCGCAGATCACCCGGCTGAAGGACAAAGAAAACCGTAGCCGCCTGTCTTCTTATGAACAGGAACTGAAAACGGCGACCGCCCGTGTTTCGGAGCTGGAAAAGCTGATGCAAAATCTTTATGAGGATAAATGCAAAGGCATCATCCCGCAGACCGTATTCCAGACCCTGATGCAAAAATATGAATCCGAGCGCGCGGAAAAAGCCGCCGCCATCCCGGAACTGGAACAAAAGGTCAAGGCGCAGCTTGGAAACCGGCAGGACGCGGACCGCTGGACGGATATTATCCGGCGCTACACAGAAATCACGGAATTGGATGAAACCATCCTGTTTGAACTGGTGGACCGCATTGAAGTGGGCGAAACCCAAAAGCAGGGCGACCTTCGCATCTGCGACATCAAGGTGCATTACCGTTACGTCGGGAATGTGGACGAGGCGCTGACGCAGGAAAAGAGGGAGCGTTATGAAAAAGCTGTATAA
- a CDS encoding recombinase family protein: MKKLYKVGIYCRLSVDDASNSAKAKNYIPADESVSIENQREILAKFVMLNGWTEVKTYTDDGYSGGNFQRPGFLELLEDAKKGIINLILVKDLSRLGRDFVEVGRYTDIVFPSLGCRFVSVLDCLDTEGGNTDMLHFRSLMNDYHLKDLSEKIKSVRHAKMKSGQFLSAYAPYGYCKSENDKHKLVIDEYAAAVVRRAFDMRQKGAAYGKIAAALNLDGIRSPRGYWHSLYGTGECQYSQLWTCSTVKNLLNNEVYLGNLLMNYTGSRSYKDGTMIYKPETEWIRCEATHEPIIMREEWEAVQEINRAASFRVANNREPTRSLFSGKLVCADCKSPLIANAETHRRKNGTVKRYVSYYCGRYVNSGRSVCSWHRIYEMTLVQIVMAEIKAHAEAISLDEAGVLEKLKSRMAQYDEQRMANTRQDIGKLRRRLQELESMTAKLYEDKVSGAVSESTFSVLIAKNEQERLIKAERLDALLSEVKKSDQDAADIQSWAAMIRKYLNLKELDRETIDELIDHIEIGERTVVDGKRRQDVKVFYRFVGQVNRELDMQ; encoded by the coding sequence ATGAAAAAGCTGTATAAGGTCGGCATCTACTGCCGCCTGAGCGTGGACGACGCTTCCAATTCCGCAAAAGCAAAAAATTACATTCCCGCCGACGAATCCGTCAGCATTGAGAATCAGCGGGAGATTCTCGCTAAATTTGTGATGCTGAACGGCTGGACCGAGGTAAAAACCTACACCGACGACGGATACAGCGGCGGCAACTTCCAGCGCCCCGGTTTTCTGGAGCTGCTGGAGGATGCCAAAAAGGGCATTATTAATCTCATTCTTGTCAAAGACTTATCCCGCCTGGGGCGTGACTTTGTGGAGGTGGGACGGTATACGGACATTGTTTTTCCTTCCCTAGGATGCCGTTTCGTTTCCGTACTTGACTGTCTGGATACTGAGGGCGGCAACACCGACATGCTCCATTTCCGCAGCTTGATGAACGACTACCATTTGAAGGATTTAAGCGAAAAAATTAAGTCCGTGCGGCACGCAAAAATGAAAAGTGGACAGTTCCTTTCCGCTTACGCTCCCTACGGTTATTGCAAAAGCGAGAATGACAAGCATAAGCTGGTGATCGACGAATATGCTGCCGCCGTTGTGCGTAGAGCCTTTGACATGCGGCAGAAAGGCGCGGCCTATGGCAAAATCGCTGCCGCTCTCAATTTGGACGGTATTCGTTCTCCACGTGGATACTGGCACAGTCTTTACGGAACCGGAGAGTGCCAATATTCACAGCTTTGGACCTGCTCAACCGTGAAAAATCTCCTGAACAACGAGGTTTACCTTGGCAATCTGCTTATGAACTACACCGGCTCCCGTTCCTATAAGGACGGCACGATGATCTACAAGCCGGAAACCGAGTGGATACGCTGTGAGGCAACCCATGAGCCGATCATTATGCGGGAAGAATGGGAGGCTGTACAGGAAATCAACCGCGCCGCAAGTTTCCGTGTGGCAAACAACCGAGAACCGACCCGAAGCCTTTTCTCCGGCAAGCTGGTCTGCGCCGACTGTAAAAGCCCTCTTATAGCAAATGCAGAAACGCACCGGCGTAAAAACGGCACCGTAAAACGCTATGTTTCATACTACTGCGGGCGATACGTCAATTCAGGCCGGAGCGTTTGTTCCTGGCATCGGATATATGAAATGACGCTGGTTCAAATTGTGATGGCTGAAATTAAAGCCCACGCCGAGGCCATAAGTTTGGATGAGGCCGGTGTGTTGGAGAAACTCAAAAGCCGGATGGCACAGTATGACGAACAGCGCATGGCGAATACCCGTCAGGACATCGGCAAACTGCGCCGCCGCTTGCAGGAATTGGAGAGCATGACCGCAAAGCTCTATGAGGACAAGGTGAGCGGGGCGGTCAGCGAAAGCACCTTCTCGGTGCTGATAGCAAAAAACGAACAGGAGCGCCTTATCAAAGCGGAACGCCTTGACGCGCTTCTGTCCGAAGTTAAAAAATCCGATCAGGATGCCGCCGACATTCAGAGTTGGGCGGCAATGATACGCAAATATCTGAACTTAAAGGAACTTGACCGGGAAACCATCGACGAACTGATAGACCACATTGAAATCGGCGAACGCACCGTTGTTGACGGAAAGCGCAGGCAGGATGTAAAAGTGTTCTATCGTTTTGTCGGGCAGGTCAACCGGGAACTTGATATGCAATGA
- a CDS encoding relaxase/mobilization nuclease domain-containing protein, protein MATTRLMPLHTGKGRDVGTAISDIIDYAENPEKTDYGRLITGYECDSRTADAEFLFSKRQYAALTGRTRGADDVIAYHLRQSFVPGEVTSEEANRIGCELARRFTNGKHAFIVCTHIDKHHIHNHIIWNSTSLDCTRKFRNFWGSTRAVRRLNDTLCIENCLSIVENPKRHGKSYNKWLGDQAKPSNRELLRMAIDTALDQKPADFDALLKLLREARYEIKPGKTLALRGKNQKRFIRLDTLGSGYSEAELRAVLSGEKAHTPRKKIIRPTSEKQVNLLVDIQAKLRAGKGIGYERWAKVFNLKQMAQTLNYLTEHNLLEYDALAAKTALATARYNELSAQIKAAEKRLAEIAVLKAQIVNYAKTRDTYVTYRKAGYSKKFLSEHESDILLHKAAKKAFDELEVKKIPTVKSLQAEYAALLTEKKAAYADYRNDRDEMKELLTVKANVDRLLGTDRREAEKEKEHGQR, encoded by the coding sequence ATGGCAACAACGCGGCTGATGCCACTGCATACCGGCAAGGGCCGGGATGTCGGCACGGCAATCAGCGATATTATTGATTACGCGGAAAATCCGGAGAAAACGGATTACGGCAGACTCATCACCGGCTATGAATGCGACAGCCGGACAGCCGACGCCGAGTTCCTTTTCTCCAAGCGGCAGTATGCCGCGCTCACCGGCAGGACGCGCGGCGCGGATGATGTGATTGCCTATCATCTCCGGCAGTCCTTTGTCCCCGGCGAGGTCACGTCGGAGGAAGCAAACCGAATCGGTTGTGAGCTTGCCAGACGCTTTACGAACGGGAAACATGCTTTCATCGTCTGCACCCACATTGACAAACACCACATTCACAATCATATCATCTGGAATTCCACGTCCCTCGACTGCACACGGAAGTTCCGAAACTTTTGGGGAAGCACCAGAGCCGTGCGGCGGCTGAATGATACGCTGTGCATCGAGAACTGTCTGTCCATTGTGGAGAATCCGAAGCGGCACGGCAAGAGCTATAACAAGTGGCTGGGCGATCAGGCAAAGCCCTCCAACCGGGAGCTTTTGCGTATGGCAATAGACACGGCTTTAGATCAAAAGCCCGCCGATTTTGACGCGCTCCTGAAGCTCTTGCGGGAAGCCAGATATGAAATCAAACCGGGAAAAACGCTCGCCCTGCGCGGCAAAAATCAGAAGCGGTTTATCCGGCTGGATACGCTGGGCAGCGGCTACAGTGAAGCAGAGCTTCGGGCCGTCCTCTCCGGCGAAAAAGCACACACACCGCGCAAAAAAATCATCCGGCCCACGTCGGAAAAACAAGTCAATCTGCTGGTGGATATTCAGGCCAAGCTCCGCGCAGGGAAAGGCATCGGTTATGAACGCTGGGCCAAGGTGTTCAACCTCAAGCAGATGGCGCAAACATTGAACTATCTGACCGAGCACAATCTGCTGGAGTACGATGCGTTGGCCGCTAAAACGGCTTTGGCAACCGCCCGGTACAATGAGCTTTCCGCACAAATCAAGGCGGCTGAAAAACGGCTGGCCGAGATTGCCGTTTTGAAAGCACAGATCGTCAATTACGCCAAGACCCGCGACACCTATGTTACCTATCGCAAGGCGGGGTATTCAAAAAAGTTTCTTTCGGAGCATGAGAGCGATATCCTTTTGCACAAGGCGGCGAAGAAAGCGTTTGATGAGCTGGAAGTGAAAAAGATCCCCACCGTCAAGAGCTTACAGGCCGAATACGCGGCGCTTCTGACAGAGAAAAAGGCGGCTTATGCCGACTACCGTAATGATCGTGACGAGATGAAAGAATTGCTTACCGTCAAGGCCAATGTGGATCGTTTACTCGGCACCGACAGGCGCGAAGCGGAGAAAGAAAAAGAACATGGGCAGCGTTGA
- a CDS encoding GGDEF domain-containing protein: MDKKNYVEQQIRDKVKGYNRRRIGIAIPIVIMTAFLLIVPSLGNEALSIRFSVLCSVLLLFSFLLFVFSDRNATLIFLAATIIVAVLLVYKQIHPESFFILVLINVGAFLLSRKNAHDFIQAATNEIETLNHLKIEATTDSLTQLLNRNGLEQAVSTAWAFCKREKKNVGLLLIDVDYFKSYNDTLGHLKGDDILKQVAHNIKTCFKRETDIIGRIGGDEFLIFLSDTGNDHIVKMAQLLLSTLTGLKIKACTGSFHYLSISIGMKTGIPQADDSFIDFCNRVDRALYHAKKSGRNCISYNRVIIRNHTEQSRGNVVDGVIATGNLRTGSACEDSKN; this comes from the coding sequence ATGGATAAGAAAAATTATGTTGAGCAACAAATTAGAGATAAGGTAAAGGGTTACAACCGTCGGAGAATCGGTATCGCTATTCCTATCGTCATAATGACGGCATTTCTGCTAATAGTTCCGTCGCTTGGAAATGAGGCTCTATCTATCCGCTTTTCTGTGCTTTGCTCCGTCCTACTTCTTTTTTCCTTTTTGCTGTTCGTGTTTTCCGATAGGAACGCAACTCTGATATTCCTTGCTGCAACAATCATTGTGGCCGTGCTACTCGTTTATAAACAAATACATCCGGAATCGTTTTTTATTCTTGTCTTGATAAATGTTGGTGCGTTTTTGCTTTCCAGAAAGAATGCCCATGATTTTATTCAGGCGGCCACGAATGAAATTGAGACTCTAAATCATTTGAAGATTGAAGCTACTACAGACAGCTTAACGCAGCTTCTTAATCGAAACGGTCTGGAACAAGCCGTTTCCACAGCTTGGGCGTTCTGCAAACGCGAAAAAAAGAATGTTGGCTTGCTTTTGATAGATGTTGACTATTTTAAAAGTTACAACGATACATTGGGTCATTTGAAAGGTGACGATATTCTAAAACAAGTAGCGCATAACATAAAAACTTGTTTCAAAAGAGAAACCGATATTATAGGCCGGATTGGTGGAGATGAGTTTTTAATTTTCCTATCGGATACAGGTAACGATCATATTGTAAAAATGGCACAGCTTCTTCTTTCAACTCTCACAGGTTTGAAAATCAAGGCATGTACAGGCTCTTTCCATTACTTATCTATAAGCATTGGCATGAAAACGGGTATACCGCAGGCAGACGATTCGTTTATTGACTTTTGTAACCGTGTGGACCGGGCTTTATACCACGCTAAAAAAAGCGGAAGGAATTGTATTTCTTATAACAGGGTTATTATCAGGAATCATACTGAGCAATCACGGGGCAATGTCGTGGATGGCGTAATTGCCACAGGCAATTTAAGGACAGGCTCTGCCTGCGAGGATAGCAAGAACTGA
- a CDS encoding helix-turn-helix domain-containing protein, with the protein MKDKKQINIEVGTRIKCAREKAGLTQDRFSELIGMGPKSVSALERGTVGISLSTLQRICQVLSISSDDILFDNDIAENDAQMLTTRLTRLSSEQFEITKEILNKLFEAFAISGK; encoded by the coding sequence TTGAAGGACAAAAAGCAAATTAACATTGAGGTTGGCACTCGTATCAAGTGCGCAAGGGAAAAAGCAGGATTAACACAGGATCGGTTTTCTGAATTGATCGGAATGGGGCCAAAAAGTGTTTCTGCTCTGGAGCGGGGAACGGTGGGAATATCTCTTTCCACTCTACAGCGTATTTGCCAGGTATTGTCCATCTCCAGCGATGATATTCTGTTCGACAATGATATAGCAGAGAATGATGCGCAGATGTTAACCACGCGCCTTACGCGATTATCTTCGGAACAGTTTGAAATCACCAAAGAGATTTTGAACAAGCTCTTTGAAGCATTTGCAATCTCAGGTAAATAA
- a CDS encoding CD1845 family protein: protein MRLILKILAVPIVVVLTLLVWICSGLLYCSAFILGLAGTILGILGVLVLITGAITNGIIVLVMAFLISPYGIPIAAAWLIGKLQDANYALRDFITG from the coding sequence ATGAGGCTGATATTGAAAATACTCGCCGTTCCCATCGTCGTGGTGCTTACGCTGCTCGTCTGGATTTGCTCTGGTCTGCTATACTGTTCCGCTTTCATACTCGGCCTTGCCGGAACGATTCTCGGCATCCTCGGTGTGTTGGTTCTGATTACCGGAGCGATTACGAATGGAATTATAGTGCTGGTAATGGCATTTCTCATCAGTCCATATGGAATCCCGATAGCGGCAGCGTGGCTGATTGGGAAACTGCAAGACGCAAACTACGCGCTTCGAGATTTTATCACAGGTTAG
- a CDS encoding plasmid mobilization protein, whose amino-acid sequence MANRNRQIQLKFRVTPQEREMIEQKMAQLGTKNMAAYLRKISIDGYVIRLELPELKEMVSLLRRSSNNLNQLTKRVHETGRVYDADLEDIVQNQERLWRATTDILVALAKLK is encoded by the coding sequence ATGGCTAACCGCAACCGGCAAATTCAGCTCAAGTTTCGTGTTACCCCGCAGGAGCGTGAAATGATCGAACAGAAGATGGCGCAGCTTGGCACGAAAAATATGGCGGCGTATCTCCGCAAAATCTCCATCGACGGCTATGTCATCAGGCTGGAACTGCCGGAGTTGAAGGAGATGGTTTCCCTCCTGCGCCGGTCCAGCAACAACTTAAACCAGCTCACAAAACGGGTGCATGAAACAGGGCGCGTTTACGACGCGGATTTGGAGGATATCGTCCAAAATCAGGAACGGTTATGGCGGGCGACTACTGATATCCTCGTCGCGCTTGCAAAATTAAAATAG
- a CDS encoding DUF3849 domain-containing protein — protein MTSEELNTALYEKMFAEQDDFRKKLLTQAPEEILKQVYEYTVREDILMSLESNDLTDEQASALLKSPSPLGDIFSEFESRETGYMETVLDCITDKANAVLQMEAAQRQTLLNTPVYKYPATYAREHNELEIYRASHKANIACRDAIDDAIRDNYRNNCLGSDTTKQVIAEFGFDRTLYVLANTVREKDWDGRIDRRNKDWARTIPVFGDNRNREFIVDRAHPGLVDLFINQARRDYLLTQPLTKEDIQSEAARLLRRLQSEREPNSPSGTHFMAQISPDFLIRASTKDQDRLFTLLPFKSLSFSALKDRKGIFAFIQKDENRDQPLRQRKPSVRKKLQKAQAEPKPPASSKGKEMEL, from the coding sequence ATGACAAGTGAAGAACTGAATACCGCGCTGTACGAAAAAATGTTTGCGGAGCAGGACGACTTCCGGAAAAAGCTGCTTACGCAGGCACCGGAGGAAATTCTGAAACAAGTCTATGAATACACTGTGCGGGAGGATATCCTGATGTCCCTTGAAAGCAACGATCTGACTGATGAACAGGCGTCCGCGCTTCTGAAATCTCCCAGCCCCCTTGGAGATATTTTTTCGGAGTTTGAAAGCCGGGAAACCGGATATATGGAGACGGTTTTGGACTGCATCACGGATAAAGCCAATGCCGTGTTACAGATGGAGGCGGCGCAGCGTCAGACACTTTTAAACACTCCCGTCTACAAATATCCGGCGACTTACGCCCGTGAGCATAATGAACTGGAGATTTACCGTGCGTCCCACAAGGCAAACATTGCCTGCCGGGATGCCATCGATGACGCCATCCGGGACAACTACCGCAATAATTGTCTCGGCAGCGACACCACAAAACAGGTCATTGCCGAGTTTGGATTTGACCGCACTCTCTATGTGCTTGCGAACACTGTCCGCGAGAAAGATTGGGATGGGCGCATTGACCGCAGAAATAAGGATTGGGCGCGGACGATTCCTGTCTTTGGGGATAATCGAAACCGGGAATTTATCGTAGATAGAGCGCATCCCGGTCTGGTAGACCTTTTCATCAATCAGGCGCGGCGGGACTATCTGCTGACCCAGCCTCTGACCAAAGAGGACATTCAGTCGGAGGCCGCGCGGCTGCTCCGGCGTCTGCAATCCGAGCGTGAACCGAACAGCCCCAGCGGTACGCATTTCATGGCGCAGATTTCGCCGGATTTTCTGATCCGTGCTTCCACCAAAGACCAGGACCGGCTGTTCACGCTGCTGCCGTTCAAATCTCTGTCCTTTTCCGCACTCAAGGATCGGAAAGGAATTTTCGCGTTCATCCAAAAGGATGAAAACCGCGACCAGCCTCTTCGCCAGCGCAAGCCGTCCGTGCGAAAAAAGCTGCAAAAAGCACAGGCCGAGCCAAAGCCGCCTGCCTCATCCAAGGGCAAAGAAATGGAGCTGTGA